Genomic segment of Bifidobacterium lemurum:
GACCAACGACTACTACGCGCAGGCCGTGCGTCAGGCCATCGAGCAATGGATCGCCGCCGGCCACTGACGGATGCGGGAGGGGCATCGCGTCCGGTCCGCGTCCGCGCTCGGCAGGGCGGGAGCGGGATATCCGGTCCGGCATGGGGACGCGCCGACGAAACAGGATGATGGCGGGACGCGACGCGGGAGTCGGGCTTTCCCGTCTCACGCCGTGGTTAAACTGGGGGCTGCACTTCAACGAGACCACACGTTGGGAGACATGGTGAGCGCAATCCTCGAAGGAAAGCCCGATAAGAACCTGATTCTCGTCACTGGACGAATCCACCCGAAGCTGGCCCAAGACGTCGCCGAGCAGCTCGGCATCGATGTGTTGGAGACCACCGCCTACGATTTCGCGAACGGCGAGATGTACGTGCGATACACCGAATCGGTGCGCGGCGCCGACGTGTTCGTGCTGCAAAGCCACTACCAGCCGATCAACAAGGCCATTATGGAGCAGCTCATCATGATCGATGCGCTCAAGCGCGCCTCGGCCCGCTCCATCACCGCCGTGTGCCCGCTGGTCGGCTATTCCCGCCAGGACAAGAAGCATCGCGGACGCGAGCCCATCTCCTGCCGTCTGGTGTTCGACCTGCTGAAAACAGCAGGCGCCGACCGCATCATGTCGGTGGATTTGCACGCCTCGCAGTCGCAGGGCTTCTTCGACGGCCCGGTCGACCATCTCATCGCCATGCCGGTGCTGGTCGACTATATGCGCGACCGTTTCCAAGGCCAGCTCGACAACGTCGCCGTCGTCTCCCCGGACGCCGGCCGCATCCGCGTGGCCGAACAGTGGGCGCAGCGTCTTAACGGCGGCCCCCTCGCCTTCGTGCATAAAACGCGCGACATCACCCGCCCCAACCAGGCCGTGGCCAACCGTGTGGTCGGCGATGTGGAGGGCAAGGACTGCGTGCTCGTCGATGATCTCATCGACACCGCCGGCACCATCGCCGGCGCGTGCAACGTGCTGAAGGACGCCGGTGCCAAGTCGGTGACCGTGGTCGCCACGCACGGCGTGCTGTCCGGCCCGGCCGTCGACCGTCTGAAGGCGTGCGGCGCGCGCGAGGTGGTGCTCACCGACACCGTGCCGATTCCCGAAGAGAAGCGCTGGGACGGGCTCACCGTACTCTCCATCGCCCCGCTGCTGGCCGCCGCCATCCGCGCCGTGTTCGACGACGGCTCCGTGGCGGAGCTGTTCGACACGTATCCCGAGCATCATGGACAGGGTTTCCTGTTCGCCTGACGCCTTGGAATGACTGGCTTTGGGTGCCGTTCGCGACATAGCGGCGACACCACTGCCGCCATCCGGTCAAGAGGTATGGCATAATGAACACTTGGCGGGATCACCTCCCGCCGATTCCCCCATGGTGTAATGGCAGCACACGGGTCTTTGGAACCCTTTGTCTTGGTTCGAGTCCAGGTGGGGGAGCGAGCCTGACGGCCGACCGCATGCGACGCAAACGGTCGGCCGTCACTTGTTTATCCCGCGGAAGATCTCCACGGTTGTGATGTTAAGAACTGGAGCAGGCCCCATGGCACTATCCGCCGCAATCATCCTCGCCGCCGGTGAGGGCACCCGCATGCGTTCGTCCAAGCCGAAGGTGCTGCACACCTTCTGCGGAAAGACCTTCCTCAACCGCGTGATGGCCGCCGTCCGCGAGCAGAATCCGGAAACCCTCGCCGTGGTGGTGCATTTCCAGGCCGAACGCGTGGCCGAAGCCGCGCGTTCCTATGATGCGGACGTGACCATCGTCAACCAGGACGACGTGCCCGGCACCGGCCGCGCCGTGCAGTGCGCCATGGCCCAGCTGGGGCGGACGCGCGAACTCGACGGCCCCGTGCTCGTTGCCGCCTCCGACATGCCCCTGCTCGACGCGGACACCCTCCGCCGGCTGCTGGCCTACCATACCGACAGCGGCAACGGGGCCACCGTGCTCACCACCATCCTCGACGACCCGACCGGATACGGCCGCATCATCCGCGACCGCGACGGCAACGTGCTGCGCATCGTCGAGCAGAAGGACGCCAACAGCAGCGAACTGGCCGTTCACGAGGTGAACACGTCCGTATACGTGTTCGACGCCAAGGTGCTGGTCGAAGCCATCGCGGGGCTGAAATCCAACAACGCGCAGGGCGAGTTCTACCTCACCGACGCGTTGGAGACCGCCAAGGCCGCCGGTGCCGTCGGCGCGTTCGCCGCGCCCGACCCCTTAAGCGTGGAAGGCGTGAACGACCGCGTGCAGCTGGCCGCGCTCACCAAGGCGCACAACCGCCGCATCTGCGAGCGTTGGATGCGCGAGGGGGTGACCATCCTCGATCCGGACAGCACTTGGATCGAGGATGACGTGCGTATCGCACGCGACGCCACCATTCTGCCGGGCTGCTTCCTGCAGGGCGAGACGGTGGTCGGCGAGGACGCGCTGATCGGCCCCGACACCACGCTGATCGACGCCGTGGTGGACGCAGAAGCCGTGGTCGAGCGCTCACGCGTGCAGGAATCGCATATCGGACGCGCCGCGAACATCGGCCCGTGGACCTATCTGCGCGCCGGCAACGAGTTCGGCGAGGGATCCAAAGCCGGCGCGTTCGTCGAAATGAAGAAGGCGCATATCGGCAACGGCACCAAAGTGCCGCATCTGAGCTATGTGGGCGACGCCGAAGTGGGCGACGGCACCAACATCGGCGGCGGCACCATCACCGCGAACTACGACGGCGTGCACAAGAACCGCACGCGCATCGGCGCCGGCGCCCATGTGGGCGCCGGCAACCTGCTCGTCGCGCCGGTCGAAGTGGGAGACAACGTGACCACCGGCGCCGGTTCCGTGGTACGCCATGACGTGCCGGACGACGCCATGGTGTATTCCGAGAACACGCAACATATCGTGGAGGGCTGGAAGCCCGCCTGGGAGAGGAAGTGAACATGCCCGCAGTGCAGGAATCCATCGACGAGATCCGCATCGCCGCCGAAGCGGCCGACCGGCTGAAGGCCACCGACATCGTGGCCTTCGACGTGACCGAGCCGCTGGCCATCACCGACATCATGATGATCGCCGGCGCCTCCAACGAACGCCAGGTGCTCGCCGTGGCCGAAGAGGTGGAGAAGGATCTGTACCTCAAATGCGGCAAGCGCCAGCCGCGTTCGCGCGAAGGCCTGACCGAGGGCCAGTGGGTGCTGCTCGACTACGGCGATTTCGTAATCCACATCATGCATGACGAATCGCGCGAGTTCTACAATCTGGAACGCCTCTGGCGCGACTGCCCGCAGATCGAACTCGAGCTGGAACATCCGGAAAGCTCGCTCGAAGCGGGCGACGAGACGGACGCCTGATCCGTTCCCAAGAACCGACCCTCGCGACCTCAAGGAGCTGATCGACCGATGCCGCAGCATGTCCGTTCCATCACGCTGGTGCGCCACGGACGCACCGCGTACAACGCCGAACGCCGCCTGCAGGGGCAGATCGACATCCCCCTCGACGAAGTGGGCCGGTGGCAGGCCGGGCAGACCGCCGCGGCGCTGAAGGAACTCTACGTCGACCGCAGACCGGATGTGACGAACCATCTGGTCGTCTGCTCCGATCTGGGGCGCGCGGTCGACACGGCGAGGGCCTTCGCCGACCTCATCGGCGTCGAAACGCATCCCGACGCGCGCGTGCGCGAACGCAACTTCGGCGAATGGGAGGGAATGAGCGGCGAGGAGCTGGCCGAACGCTATCCGGAGGACTTCCGCCTGTGGCAGGAGCACCGCGACGGCGAGCTCAGGCACGGCGCCGAACCGAAAAGCGAAGTCGGACACCGGGGCGTCGACGCGCTGCTCGACTGGTCCGCGCGCGGCGGCGACGACACCGACCTGTATGTGTTCTCGCATGGAGCGTGGATCTCCGAAACCCTGCAGACGCTGATGGGATTGGACATCACCTACCCGGATTTCGCCAGCATCCTGTCGATGCGCAACGCCCATTGGAGCCGTCTGATTCCTCTGGACTTCGCGGACGGCGGCGTGCGCTGGCGGCTCGCCGACTACAACCACGGCCCCCAGGCCGCACGCACCGACCAGTGGGAGCATCCCGCGCTCTGACGGACGGAAACCACGCGCGGGCCGGTCTGAAACGCGCGCGGACGTAGAGATTTTGCGCACGCAAGGTAAAAACATGGTGACGTTCACCGTCGGCGCAGCGCGTTTCTAGCGTTTGCCGGTACGGTGTCATGGTGTGATGAAATTTCTCAAAGGTATCTCATTCGCGCAGCTCGCGGCCGGCGCGCTCGCCGCGGTGACCTCGTTCCTGTTGTCGAGCAAAATCGGCATCGCGGGATCGGTGATCGGCGTGGCCGTCGGTTCGGTGGTGTCCGCGATCTCGTCGCAGGTCTACCAGAACGTGCTCAAAGCGTCGGGGGAGAAACTGCAATCGGCGCTGCCGATCCCAGATGGGAATGACGGCGATGCTGGAAGCGATGACGGGGCCGACTCAGACGAGGCCAACTCCGGTGAGGCCGAAGCCGGCGATGACACCGTCGCCCGCGATGGCGCCGATGTCGTCGATGGCTCAGAAACCGCCGTCGT
This window contains:
- a CDS encoding ribose-phosphate diphosphokinase, with the translated sequence MVSAILEGKPDKNLILVTGRIHPKLAQDVAEQLGIDVLETTAYDFANGEMYVRYTESVRGADVFVLQSHYQPINKAIMEQLIMIDALKRASARSITAVCPLVGYSRQDKKHRGREPISCRLVFDLLKTAGADRIMSVDLHASQSQGFFDGPVDHLIAMPVLVDYMRDRFQGQLDNVAVVSPDAGRIRVAEQWAQRLNGGPLAFVHKTRDITRPNQAVANRVVGDVEGKDCVLVDDLIDTAGTIAGACNVLKDAGAKSVTVVATHGVLSGPAVDRLKACGAREVVLTDTVPIPEEKRWDGLTVLSIAPLLAAAIRAVFDDGSVAELFDTYPEHHGQGFLFA
- the glmU gene encoding bifunctional UDP-N-acetylglucosamine diphosphorylase/glucosamine-1-phosphate N-acetyltransferase GlmU yields the protein MALSAAIILAAGEGTRMRSSKPKVLHTFCGKTFLNRVMAAVREQNPETLAVVVHFQAERVAEAARSYDADVTIVNQDDVPGTGRAVQCAMAQLGRTRELDGPVLVAASDMPLLDADTLRRLLAYHTDSGNGATVLTTILDDPTGYGRIIRDRDGNVLRIVEQKDANSSELAVHEVNTSVYVFDAKVLVEAIAGLKSNNAQGEFYLTDALETAKAAGAVGAFAAPDPLSVEGVNDRVQLAALTKAHNRRICERWMREGVTILDPDSTWIEDDVRIARDATILPGCFLQGETVVGEDALIGPDTTLIDAVVDAEAVVERSRVQESHIGRAANIGPWTYLRAGNEFGEGSKAGAFVEMKKAHIGNGTKVPHLSYVGDAEVGDGTNIGGGTITANYDGVHKNRTRIGAGAHVGAGNLLVAPVEVGDNVTTGAGSVVRHDVPDDAMVYSENTQHIVEGWKPAWERK
- the rsfS gene encoding ribosome silencing factor translates to MPAVQESIDEIRIAAEAADRLKATDIVAFDVTEPLAITDIMMIAGASNERQVLAVAEEVEKDLYLKCGKRQPRSREGLTEGQWVLLDYGDFVIHIMHDESREFYNLERLWRDCPQIELELEHPESSLEAGDETDA
- a CDS encoding histidine phosphatase family protein; the encoded protein is MPQHVRSITLVRHGRTAYNAERRLQGQIDIPLDEVGRWQAGQTAAALKELYVDRRPDVTNHLVVCSDLGRAVDTARAFADLIGVETHPDARVRERNFGEWEGMSGEELAERYPEDFRLWQEHRDGELRHGAEPKSEVGHRGVDALLDWSARGGDDTDLYVFSHGAWISETLQTLMGLDITYPDFASILSMRNAHWSRLIPLDFADGGVRWRLADYNHGPQAARTDQWEHPAL